A single window of Polyodon spathula isolate WHYD16114869_AA chromosome 2, ASM1765450v1, whole genome shotgun sequence DNA harbors:
- the LOC121303015 gene encoding zinc finger protein 367-like, which yields MAENKQSQMIFCNDSPKRVLVSVIKTTPIKPKKIESLMPTSPGFSDFMVYPWRWGENAHNVTLSPGPVNGAASPTGSKTGGEGDPAANPDYLKDGIRRGRPRAETVRELINEGESSSSHIRCNICNRVFPREKSLQAHKRTHTGERPYLCDYPDCGKAFVQSGQLKTHQRLHTGEKPFVCSENGCGNRFTHANRHCPKHPYARLKREEPAGGQGKSQAADNKAVAEWLAKYWQTREQRTPNPKGKGLQKADQEQQDPLAYLQSDEDEEEMEVEEKSGAACRRLQEQRERLHGALALIELANLSSSQLRP from the exons ATGGCTGAAAACAAACAGTCCCAGATGATTTTTTGCAACGATTCTCCAAAAAGAGTGTTGGTGTCTGTTATTAAAACTACTCCGATTAAACCGAAGAAGATTGAGAGCCTCATGCCGACGAGCCCAGGATTCAGCGACTTCATGGTCTATCCGTGGAGATGGGGAGAAAACGCCCATAATGTTACTCTGAGCCCAGGACCCGTTAACGGAGCTGCATCTCCTACAGGAAGCAAGACGGGAGGCGAGGGGGACCCCGCTGCCAACCCAGACTACTTAAAG GATGGGATTCGACGCGGGCGCCCAAGGGCTGAGACTGTCCGAGAGTTGATAAATGAAGGAGAGAGCTCTTCCAGCCACATCCGCTGTAACATCTGCAACAGGGTGTTTCCCAGGGAGAAATCCCTGCAGGCACACAAGAGAACACACACGG gtgaAAGACCTTACCTGTGTGACTACCCGGACTGTGGCAAGGCCTTCGTTCAGAGTGGACAGCTTAAAACTCACCAGCGGCTGCACACTGGGGAGAAGCCTTTTGTTTGCTCAGAAAACG GTTGTGGAAACAGATTTACACATGCAAACCGCCACTGCCCAAAGCATCCCTATGCCAGGCTGAAGAGAGAGGAACCTGCTGGAGGGCAGGGTAAATCCCAGGCTGCTGACAACAAGGCAGTTGCTGAGTGGCTTGCAAA GTACTGGCAGACCAGAGAACAGCGCACTCCCAACCCCAAGGGAAAGGGGCTACAGAAGGCTGATCAAGAGCAGCAGGATCCACTGGCATACCTGCAGTCAGACGAGGATGAGGAGGAAATGGAGGTGGAGGAGAAGAGTGGAGCAGCATGTCGCCGCCTGCAAGAGCAGCGGGAGCGACTGCATGGGGCGCTGGCTCTCATCGAGCTCGCTAACCTGTCTTCCTCCCAACTCCGCCCCTAG